The window CTCGGAGGTGATCGGGCAGGAGCACGTGACGCGCACGCTGCGCAACGCCATTGAGCAGCAGCGCATCGCCCACGGCTACATCTTCAGCGGGCACCGCGGCATCGGCAAAACCACCATCGCCCGCATCCTGGCCATGGCGCTGAACTGCCGCAAGGCCGAGCGGCCCACGGCCGATCCCTGCGGCGTGTGCGACTCCTGCAAGGAGATCCGCGCCGGCTCGAGCGTGGACGTGATGGAGATCGACGCCGCCACCAACCGCGGTATCGACGAGATTCGCGAGCTGCGCGACGCCGTCCGCTACCGCCCGGCGCGCGACCGCTACAAGGTCTACATCCTCGATGAGGCCCACCAGATCACCGAAGCCGCCTTCAACGCCCTGCTCAAGACGCTGGAGGAGCCGCCCGACCACGTCATTTTCATGCTGGCCACCACCCAGCCCGAGGACATCCCGCAGACCATCCGCTCGCGCTGCCAGCACTTCAGCTTTCATGCCGTGCGCTTCGAGGAGATCGTGGCCCAGCTCGCGGTCTTGGTCAAGAAAGAGAAGCTTCACGCGGATGACGAGGCCCTGGCCCTGCTGGCGGAGGCGGGCGACGGCTCCATGCGCGATGCCCTTTCCCTGCTCGACCAGGCCATCGCCGGCGCCGGCGGCCGGCTGACCGCGAAGATGGTACGCGGGCTGGTGGGCTCGGTGCCGTCCGAAACTTTGGAGTCGCTGCTCGAGGCCGTGGCGCGCAACTCCAGCGAGGAGACGCTGCGGTTGCTGGACAAGATCCTGAGCGAAGGACACAGCCCGGCGCACCTGGCAAAGCAGATGGTGCGCTTCCTGCGCAACGCGGTTGTGGCCAAGGTGGCGGGGGAGGAGACGCCGCTGCTGCAGATCTCGGCCGACGAGCGCGCCCGCGCCCGGCGCGTGGCCGCGCGCTTCTCCGAGGAAGACCTGGCGCGCTTCCTGCAGATCATGCTGCGCACCCACGGCGAACTCGGCTACCGGCAGGAGCAGCGCTTCCATCTGGAGCTGGGACTGCTGAAGCTGGTCCACGCCCAGCGACTGCTGCCGCTGGAAGAGTTGCTGAGCGGCGCGCGTCCGGAGTCGAGCGCGCCCGCAGCGGCGAAATCGCCGGTCGTCCGTCCGCCACCGGAGAATGCGCCTGCTCCACACAAGACCGAGTCGCCTTCGCGGCCGTCGCCCTTCGAGGCCGATCGGGCGCGCAAAAGCGGCGTGCCGCGGCCGGGAGCGCTGCCGGAAAACGCTCCAGGCGGCGGGGGCGACGCTCGCACCCGCGCTACCGAGGACCCGGTGGTGCGCCGCATGCAGGAGGTTTTCGGCGCTGAGATCCGCTCCGTCATTGACCACAAGAAGCCGTAGCGCTACGCCACAGAAGGAATTCGTCCGTGCCTGACTTTGCCGAGCCCATGGCCCGACTGATCGCCGAGTTGAAGAAGCTGCCGGGGATCGGGAGCAAGAACGCGCAGCGGCTCGCCTTCCACATCCTGCGCTCGGCGGGCGAGGACGCGGGCGCGCTGGCGACGGCCATCCGCGACGTCAAGGAAAAGCTGCTGCTCTGCTCCCGCTGCAATAACATCACGGACGTGGACCCCTGCGTCTATTGCTCGAGCCCCACGCGCAACCAGCGGCTGGTGTGCGTGGTCGAGGAGCCCACCAACATCGCCGCCATCGAGAGGACGCGGCACTTCAACGGCGTGTATCACGTGCTGCACGGCTCGCTCTCGCCGCTGCATGGCGTGGGCCCGGAGCAGTTGCGGACTGCGAACCTGATGGCGCGCGTCCAGGCGGGCGAGCTGGACGAGCTCATCATCGCCACCAACCCCACGGTGGAGGGCGAGGCCACCGCCGTCTATCTTTCGCAGTTGGTCAAGCGGCCCGGAGTGAAGGTGACGCGCATCGCCATGGGCCTGCCCGTGGGCAGCGACATCGAGTACGCCGATGAGGTCACCATGCTGAAAGCGATGGAAGGGCGGCGGGAGCTGTGACGCGCACGCTGCTTTATCTCAGTCTCCTGCTTTCTATCGCGGGCTTCGGGTTCGCGCAGCACGCACCTGCCACTCCTGCAAAACACTCCGCGCATGCCGCAGCCAGCCAGC of the Terriglobales bacterium genome contains:
- the recR gene encoding recombination mediator RecR, whose amino-acid sequence is MARLIAELKKLPGIGSKNAQRLAFHILRSAGEDAGALATAIRDVKEKLLLCSRCNNITDVDPCVYCSSPTRNQRLVCVVEEPTNIAAIERTRHFNGVYHVLHGSLSPLHGVGPEQLRTANLMARVQAGELDELIIATNPTVEGEATAVYLSQLVKRPGVKVTRIAMGLPVGSDIEYADEVTMLKAMEGRREL
- the dnaX gene encoding DNA polymerase III subunit gamma/tau codes for the protein MSYQVLARKYRPQQFSEVIGQEHVTRTLRNAIEQQRIAHGYIFSGHRGIGKTTIARILAMALNCRKAERPTADPCGVCDSCKEIRAGSSVDVMEIDAATNRGIDEIRELRDAVRYRPARDRYKVYILDEAHQITEAAFNALLKTLEEPPDHVIFMLATTQPEDIPQTIRSRCQHFSFHAVRFEEIVAQLAVLVKKEKLHADDEALALLAEAGDGSMRDALSLLDQAIAGAGGRLTAKMVRGLVGSVPSETLESLLEAVARNSSEETLRLLDKILSEGHSPAHLAKQMVRFLRNAVVAKVAGEETPLLQISADERARARRVAARFSEEDLARFLQIMLRTHGELGYRQEQRFHLELGLLKLVHAQRLLPLEELLSGARPESSAPAAAKSPVVRPPPENAPAPHKTESPSRPSPFEADRARKSGVPRPGALPENAPGGGGDARTRATEDPVVRRMQEVFGAEIRSVIDHKKP